Part of the Lentimicrobiaceae bacterium genome, ATAAGGTTTGCCAAAATAAGCTGATTGAACCCTGCAATAATTGAAATAAAGTACGCAACAGCAAAGCTAAGCAGCCACTTTGTTTGCTCCGATTTTTTTGATAGAAGTAATATCAGGTTGTAGAAAAGCAGTAGTTTAAGAACAGAATCAACAATGGTTGATAGTAGAATGTTTTCCGGCAACGGATACATGAAAAAAGCTAAAGAACCGTGCGGAAAAACAATGTGTTTTCCTAAGGTTAAGCCATTTTTAAACAAATAATTAAAAACCCAAGACAGTGGTGGGTCAATTCCGACAGAATACACCCATACAGGATTTGGAAAGGTGCAAATAATCAACAAAAAGCCGACTAAAATGAATTTCAAAAATTCTTTTATCATATTTTTATCGACTGATTTTTTCATGTGTAGGTCTGACTGGTTTTTAATTTGCTGGGAATTATACATCTAAGTTGTCTTATTTTTTTCAGTAATCTTACCATCCGAAGCAGTTGTCAAGTATTCCTTGACAACTGAATTCTCGTTTAATTCTCCTTCGGTGAAAGTATTCTTTATATGTAAACTTATATTTTGTTTAGTGGTTTGAAACAACTCTACCATAGACGCTTGAGTAAGCCACACGGTTTCATCTTCCAAACGAACCTGAATTTTCAACTTACCGTCCTCGGTTTGATATAGTAAAATTTCACTATTTGATTTTTCGGGTAACATTTTTTAATTAATATTTGCGTTTATAGATACAAATCTACAAAATTTGTAAGTATAGAACTTGTAAAAATAAAACATTTTCACTTCACACACTTAAAAATCAATATTGAGCAATGATTTCTTAACTTCTTCATTTCTGCTATCAAATTGACACCCGCACTAAAGATGCAATTCATATACAAACGACTCCACCACTTACGTGCTGTAATCACATCGTCATAGTGTTTGGTAATTTTAGAATAAGCTCAATTTTGTTTCGTTTTTTTATTCATTCTTTAATAATTTTATTCTTCCTACTTAGGTGGCCGAATGCCGAAAGCGTACCGAAACGCCAACTCCTAAGTCAAAACTCTGAACTCAAAACTTCAGTCTTTCGTCTTCCTCTTCGGATACCAACCCTTGCGAACTCGCTCGCGTTGCTCGAACATCTCACGAATGCCCCAAAAAGACGAAAAGGCAAACACACCTAACAATATCGACAAAACCTGATTAGCTACAAACAAAGAACCGGCTATACCTGCCAGACCCATTACAAGAAACACCCACCAAAATTTCACACCAAAATAATACTCGGCTTTAATTACAAGCGGATGAAACAGCCCAATAATAAGAAACGAGCATATACCCACAATTATACCAGAAAAATTTAGTTCTAACATAGTTTTATATTTTATCTATTACGGCTATTGAACAAGGTATTTTCCCATCGGCTGTAATAAACTTTACATCGGTATAACTTGCTTCAGAGAAAAACTGTTCGTACGATGCAAAGGTAAATTTGTTTTGAAATCCCGCACCCATTTTGCCATAGATACGAGTAATTTTCTCTTGTTTGCTTGTAACGATATAAGTCGGCACAATGATTTTCCCACCCTGACGGCAGACACGCTCCAACTCACCTAAAGCACTTTGTGGCTGCTCAAGTAAATGAATAACGTTAC contains:
- a CDS encoding DUF4491 family protein, translating into MLELNFSGIIVGICSFLIIGLFHPLVIKAEYYFGVKFWWVFLVMGLAGIAGSLFVANQVLSILLGVFAFSSFWGIREMFEQRERVRKGWYPKRKTKD